The Vibrio splendidus genome has a window encoding:
- a CDS encoding OsmC family protein, translating into MSEYGAVIRWQKAEDEAFSDNQYSRGHTWEFDGGVTVPASSSPHVVPLPFSVEANVDPEEAFIAALSSCHMLTFLGIAAKQKYVIDSYVDDAIGVLEEDESGRSSVTKVTLRPDIVFSGIKIPTAKQLDKLHHLAHKNCFIANSVKTEIKVEMRD; encoded by the coding sequence ATGTCTGAATATGGAGCGGTCATTCGCTGGCAAAAAGCGGAAGATGAAGCCTTTAGCGACAACCAATACAGTCGCGGTCATACGTGGGAGTTCGATGGTGGTGTCACTGTACCTGCTTCGTCTTCTCCTCATGTTGTGCCACTGCCGTTTTCGGTGGAAGCGAATGTTGACCCGGAAGAAGCCTTTATCGCGGCACTTTCTAGCTGCCATATGCTGACGTTTTTGGGCATTGCTGCAAAGCAGAAGTACGTGATCGACTCTTACGTGGATGATGCGATTGGTGTACTGGAAGAAGATGAATCCGGTCGCTCATCTGTCACTAAGGTGACTCTGCGACCTGACATTGTGTTTTCGGGCATTAAGATACCAACTGCTAAACAACTCGACAAACTGCATCATTTGGCGCACAAAAACTGCTTTATCGCGAACTCGGTCAAGACTGAGATAAAGGTCGAGATGCGAGATTAA
- a CDS encoding GFA family protein: protein MKVVGNTVIKPFHKATCHCGAVELELSLPNGIEKPRRCDCSICRRRGAIVGSVALDGIKILKGAEHLKLYQFNTNTAKHYFCSNCGIYTHHQRRSSPNEYGFNIGCLEGVNPFDIGDVVTNDGVNHPADR, encoded by the coding sequence ATGAAAGTCGTCGGTAACACGGTTATCAAACCTTTTCACAAGGCAACCTGCCATTGTGGTGCAGTTGAATTAGAGCTCAGCTTACCTAACGGGATAGAAAAACCACGTCGTTGTGATTGTTCTATTTGCCGTCGTAGAGGGGCGATTGTGGGCTCTGTTGCGCTGGATGGCATCAAGATCCTCAAAGGTGCGGAGCATCTTAAGCTTTATCAATTCAATACCAACACCGCGAAGCATTACTTCTGCTCAAACTGCGGTATCTATACCCATCACCAACGCCGCTCAAGTCCAAATGAATACGGTTTTAACATCGGTTGCTTGGAAGGGGTGAACCCGTTTGATATTGGCGATGTGGTGACCAATGATGGCGTTAATCACCCTGCTGATCGCTAA
- a CDS encoding NAD(P)-binding protein: protein MTCHYVNESESEVGASTGPTRAKVAIFGAGISGLAVAHNCVKQGFDVAVYDKELYTGGKCVGTVDEGGVVHELTHRQFFAKNYNLINFLKEVPSESGNCLDSLYPQNMVQFSWAQNNKTIQFQRGYFSRFEKLWDDAKSAYSMLYAQVPIKDTLWFKQRLQKPYSMEELLGVPVSEFFAYESRPRLADFLRSVLLGWIGATDDTPALAILDLLNNKDGGLHASAPDAYSLGMKEPISDALINPLTHHLKKQGVKFHLGYKVKAIYPNKKRTRIDSVQLHNDCRVLADYYVFALPAHVIKSLFSEISSVLNYEYVLSHGFQFYFSQVPSVLKNRTVGLVLDSPWGLSYHVTTRSTSEGEVTCLSVTATDLDKALGLLYQKPMLSCTEKQVKDELLFQLFGQLDLLDHSAYQGFRVGLGAKMVTPQELETLYSDYFCGDVVTNERGQSRYWILQHALTQPTAQNSLSTTMNNFSNVFFSGEYLSDPRQTWRVPVTLERCIETANLCAADLVERVSSEREERR from the coding sequence ATGACCTGTCATTATGTAAATGAGAGTGAAAGTGAGGTCGGTGCTAGCACCGGCCCCACGCGGGCCAAAGTTGCCATTTTCGGTGCTGGGATTTCTGGCTTAGCAGTGGCTCATAATTGTGTAAAACAAGGCTTCGATGTGGCTGTTTACGATAAGGAGCTCTACACCGGAGGAAAATGTGTCGGAACGGTGGATGAGGGAGGCGTGGTTCATGAGCTTACTCATCGACAGTTTTTCGCCAAAAACTACAACTTGATAAACTTCCTTAAAGAGGTTCCTAGTGAGTCTGGCAATTGTTTAGATTCACTATATCCCCAGAATATGGTTCAGTTTTCTTGGGCGCAAAATAATAAGACGATACAGTTTCAACGCGGGTACTTTTCCCGTTTTGAAAAGCTATGGGACGACGCAAAGTCTGCTTATTCAATGCTTTATGCTCAAGTACCCATAAAGGACACGCTTTGGTTCAAGCAAAGGCTACAGAAACCGTATTCTATGGAGGAGTTGCTGGGGGTTCCTGTTAGTGAGTTTTTTGCTTATGAGTCTAGGCCTAGACTTGCCGATTTCCTTCGTTCGGTCTTATTAGGTTGGATTGGAGCTACCGATGATACGCCAGCATTGGCAATTTTGGATTTGCTCAACAATAAAGATGGAGGACTGCATGCCTCTGCCCCCGACGCGTACAGTTTGGGAATGAAAGAACCGATTAGTGATGCGCTTATTAATCCGTTGACTCACCATCTTAAAAAGCAAGGCGTTAAATTTCACTTAGGCTACAAAGTCAAAGCCATTTATCCCAATAAAAAACGAACTCGGATTGATAGTGTGCAGCTACATAATGATTGTCGTGTCTTAGCTGATTATTACGTCTTCGCGCTTCCCGCTCACGTTATCAAATCTTTATTCTCAGAGATCAGTTCAGTATTAAATTATGAGTATGTACTGAGCCACGGGTTTCAGTTCTATTTCTCTCAAGTCCCTTCGGTATTGAAGAATAGGACGGTGGGATTAGTTCTCGATTCTCCTTGGGGATTGAGTTATCACGTGACGACTCGAAGTACGTCTGAAGGAGAGGTGACATGCCTATCGGTAACAGCGACCGATCTTGATAAGGCGCTCGGCCTCCTTTACCAAAAGCCGATGTTGTCTTGTACAGAGAAGCAGGTAAAAGATGAATTACTGTTCCAGCTTTTTGGGCAATTAGATTTACTCGATCATTCTGCTTATCAAGGTTTCAGAGTTGGCCTTGGTGCGAAAATGGTGACACCTCAAGAATTGGAAACCTTATATTCTGATTACTTTTGTGGTGATGTGGTGACCAATGAGCGTGGGCAATCCCGTTATTGGATCCTGCAACACGCATTAACTCAGCCAACAGCTCAGAATTCGCTATCAACAACGATGAATAACTTTTCTAACGTCTTTTTTAGCGGTGAGTATCTGTCTGATCCAAGACAAACTTGGCGAGTCCCCGTCACGCTGGAACGATGCATTGAAACTGCCAATCTATGTGCTGCAGATCTGGTTGAGCGTGTCTCTTCTGAACGCGAGGAGCGTCGATGA
- a CDS encoding LysR family transcriptional regulator, producing MDKFSDMAMFVSIVKHHGLAAAGRELGLSPATMTARLQALEERYGVKLLNRSTRHVSLTDSGELYHKACLEILDNVSEAENLIQNGVKEVKGSLKIAAPKDIGKQYILPILSEFCQQYPDVIPYLYLNDNLSNIAESGMDIVIRYGELVDSSLISRRLSPSRRVLCASPEYLAKHGTPLTPQDLVEHDCLAMLRSNEELKTWHFQDNDMKKSVTVVPKRFSDDGEVIRYWALKGEGIALKSVLDVQDDINNQRLVTLLNGYMKNFNTAMSVSSADLNVVYISKKYQPKRIRLFLDYLLEHFSGLVERSG from the coding sequence ATGGATAAGTTTTCAGATATGGCGATGTTCGTCAGTATTGTTAAGCATCACGGGTTAGCGGCGGCGGGGCGAGAGTTAGGGCTTTCTCCTGCGACCATGACAGCAAGGCTTCAGGCGTTGGAAGAGCGTTATGGTGTGAAGCTGCTGAATCGAAGCACAAGACATGTGTCTTTAACTGACTCTGGGGAGCTGTATCACAAGGCGTGTCTGGAGATATTGGATAACGTCAGTGAGGCCGAAAATCTGATTCAAAATGGCGTCAAAGAGGTCAAAGGCTCGTTAAAAATCGCCGCGCCAAAAGACATCGGAAAACAGTACATTCTTCCTATTCTTTCGGAATTTTGTCAGCAGTATCCGGACGTTATTCCTTACCTATATTTGAACGATAACCTCTCGAACATTGCCGAATCTGGCATGGATATCGTGATTCGTTATGGTGAACTGGTCGACAGTAGTTTGATATCCAGACGTTTGTCGCCAAGCCGCCGTGTGCTGTGTGCTTCCCCTGAATACCTCGCTAAACATGGAACACCGTTAACACCACAAGACTTGGTTGAGCACGACTGCTTGGCGATGCTGCGCAGTAATGAAGAGCTCAAGACATGGCACTTCCAAGATAATGATATGAAGAAGTCGGTGACGGTTGTGCCGAAGCGATTTTCAGATGATGGTGAAGTGATTCGGTACTGGGCATTAAAAGGTGAGGGTATTGCGCTTAAATCGGTGCTGGATGTACAAGACGACATCAATAACCAACGCCTTGTGACTCTGCTTAATGGCTACATGAAAAACTTCAATACCGCGATGTCGGTGTCGAGTGCCGACTTGAATGTGGTGTACATCAGCAAGAAATATCAGCCGAAGCGTATCCGACTGTTTTTGGATTATCTTCTTGAGCACTTCAGTGGTTTGGTCGAGAGGTCAGGCTGA
- a CDS encoding SDR family oxidoreductase — protein sequence MTNESTKQEKHTFVIIGGTSGIGKALAMQLRNENNTVHIASRHTGVDITDEKSICEYFESIGVFDHLVVTAGSSAPAGKVTDVATADAKTAFNTKFWGSLNVAKHAARYMTPNGSITFTTGMLSRKVVAGTYVKTAINAALESVTKILAKELSPIRVNAVSPGLTMTEAYKNMDDSARANMYDNAKNNLPAGKVGEPSEIAMGYLFAINNPYVTGSIIDIDGGALLG from the coding sequence ATGACTAACGAATCGACTAAACAAGAGAAACACACTTTCGTCATCATTGGTGGCACATCAGGTATCGGCAAAGCACTAGCGATGCAACTAAGAAACGAGAACAACACGGTACATATTGCCAGCCGACACACAGGCGTTGATATCACCGATGAAAAGTCGATTTGTGAATACTTCGAATCGATTGGCGTGTTTGACCACTTAGTCGTAACCGCTGGCTCATCCGCTCCCGCAGGAAAAGTAACAGACGTAGCAACCGCAGACGCTAAGACAGCTTTTAACACTAAGTTTTGGGGCAGCTTAAACGTAGCCAAACATGCCGCTCGTTACATGACACCAAACGGGTCTATCACCTTCACAACTGGCATGTTGTCACGCAAGGTTGTGGCAGGCACTTACGTAAAAACCGCCATCAACGCCGCACTAGAAAGCGTAACCAAAATACTGGCGAAAGAGCTATCCCCCATTCGAGTCAATGCAGTTAGCCCCGGCCTGACCATGACAGAAGCCTACAAAAACATGGACGATTCCGCTCGTGCAAACATGTACGACAACGCCAAAAACAACCTACCCGCAGGTAAGGTTGGCGAGCCTTCAGAGATAGCCATGGGTTACCTGTTCGCAATTAATAACCCATACGTCACAGGGTCAATCATCGACATCGATGGCGGCGCTCTACTCGGCTAA